One stretch of Bacteroidota bacterium DNA includes these proteins:
- a CDS encoding cupin domain-containing protein, whose amino-acid sequence MCLADFDSDRSLATSILFLLKAGQSSALHRIKSDELWYYHDGEGLELWKSMNRAGKW is encoded by the coding sequence ATCTGCTTGGCTGACTTTGACAGTGACCGATCACTTGCCACCAGCATTCTTTTTCTGCTGAAAGCGGGTCAGTCCTCTGCCTTGCATCGGATTAAAAGCGATGAACTTTGGTATTATCACGATGGCGAAGGACTGGAATTGTGGAAATCGATGAACAGGGCAGGGAAGTGGTGA
- a CDS encoding cupin domain-containing protein, producing the protein MQHVVPAGRWFGARLAAEGSFCLVGCQVSPGFDFRDFELK; encoded by the coding sequence TTGCAACATGTCGTACCTGCAGGTCGATGGTTCGGGGCCAGGTTGGCGGCTGAAGGGTCTTTCTGCCTGGTGGGTTGTCAGGTCAGCCCCGGATTCGACTTTAGGGATTTTGAATTGAAGTGA